A region of Deinococcus multiflagellatus DNA encodes the following proteins:
- a CDS encoding 5'-3' exonuclease, whose protein sequence is QTLYPAYKGQRNPKPDDLEALLGQAATLMTQAGAMPAAAPNHEADDVLGTLARRAPGPVVIVTSDRDLLSTVTDQVSVFDPRTRQVMTPADVQRRFGVPPARMTLFKSLCGDASDNIPGVHGLGEKGSAHLAHLYSTVDEVFAHAPSVELRYRKPLLAANRSEIELFFQLVTVRVDAPVVRVR, encoded by the coding sequence TCAAACGCTCTACCCCGCGTACAAGGGCCAGCGGAATCCCAAACCAGATGACTTGGAAGCGCTGCTGGGCCAGGCGGCCACGCTGATGACTCAGGCTGGCGCCATGCCGGCCGCAGCGCCGAATCATGAGGCCGATGATGTACTGGGTACGCTGGCCAGGCGTGCGCCGGGTCCTGTGGTCATCGTGACCAGCGACCGGGATCTGTTGAGCACGGTAACAGACCAGGTGTCTGTGTTTGACCCCCGAACCCGTCAGGTGATGACCCCAGCCGATGTCCAACGCAGATTTGGCGTTCCCCCAGCCCGCATGACCCTCTTCAAAAGTCTTTGTGGTGACGCGAGCGATAACATTCCAGGTGTTCACGGTCTGGGCGAGAAGGGGTCGGCACATCTGGCCCACCTTTACAGCACGGTTGACGAGGTCTTCGCACATGCACCCTCGGTGGAATTGAGGTACCGGAAACCGCTGCTGGCGGCCAATCGCAGCGAGATCGAGCTGTTCTTCCAACTGGTGACTGTCCGGGTGGATGCGCCCGTGGTCCGGGTTCGGTAG